A region from the Curtobacterium sp. MCBA15_012 genome encodes:
- a CDS encoding GNAT family N-acetyltransferase, producing MPIIVRPAAAHELPAVATVLAEAFADDPVLHAFRPARPGEDRTAVLTGLFAALIRSVPERCRAVDVAVDTTSGGVVGAAFWEAPRPHPGSVLAFLRQAPALLGVLGVGGALRALRHLRRMDRARPDAPHWYLAEIGVSAAARGQGVGGLLLEHALDRVDGQRRHAYLESSTPLNRRLYRRHGFGEGAPITGLGTAAPVSMWRPAVS from the coding sequence ATGCCGATCATCGTCCGACCCGCCGCCGCGCACGAGCTCCCGGCAGTCGCCACCGTCCTGGCCGAGGCCTTCGCCGACGATCCGGTGCTGCACGCGTTCCGCCCCGCGCGCCCGGGCGAGGACCGCACCGCCGTGCTCACCGGACTGTTCGCAGCGCTGATCCGCTCGGTCCCGGAGCGCTGCCGCGCCGTCGACGTCGCGGTCGACACCACCTCAGGGGGTGTGGTGGGCGCGGCGTTCTGGGAAGCCCCGCGTCCGCACCCGGGCAGTGTGCTCGCCTTCCTCCGGCAGGCACCCGCGTTGCTCGGAGTCCTCGGTGTCGGGGGTGCCCTCCGTGCCCTCCGGCACCTGCGTCGGATGGACCGCGCCCGTCCGGACGCACCGCACTGGTACCTCGCCGAGATCGGGGTGTCCGCAGCGGCCCGCGGGCAGGGCGTCGGCGGCCTGCTGCTCGAGCACGCGCTCGACCGCGTCGACGGGCAGCGTCGGCACGCGTACCTGGAGTCGTCGACCCCGCTGAACCGTCGGCTCTACCGGCGGCACGGGTTCGGCGAGGGCGCGCCGATCACCGGTCTCGGCACCGCGGCCCCGGTGTCGATGTGGCGTCCGGCGGTGTCCTGA
- a CDS encoding RNA polymerase sigma factor encodes MLATLPDPTRTTLPSRTTTLDAPPATRVPPSTPATTDDGRLVGRVAAGDDRAFAELVRRHHGLVRAVAAGMLDGSCDVDDVVQDTFVAAWLHLADVVEGDAIAGWLVTTARRRSVDRLRAAAHRRRGEAPEESVAPVDHRPEAVVERASLVAAARRALAAMPPLQRRCWELRHVDGLCYRDVAEVVGLPASTVRGLIARARLDAERSSWR; translated from the coding sequence ATGCTCGCGACCCTCCCGGACCCCACCCGGACCACCCTGCCGTCCCGCACGACGACCCTCGACGCGCCGCCCGCGACGCGCGTCCCGCCCTCGACACCGGCGACCACCGACGACGGGCGCCTCGTCGGTCGGGTCGCGGCCGGCGACGACCGGGCCTTCGCCGAGCTCGTCCGACGGCACCACGGTCTGGTCCGCGCGGTCGCGGCGGGCATGCTCGACGGCTCGTGCGACGTGGACGACGTGGTGCAGGACACCTTCGTCGCGGCCTGGCTCCACCTCGCCGACGTCGTCGAGGGCGACGCGATCGCCGGGTGGCTCGTGACGACCGCCCGGCGACGGAGCGTCGACCGGCTCCGCGCCGCCGCGCACCGCCGTCGGGGCGAGGCGCCGGAGGAGTCCGTCGCCCCCGTCGACCACCGCCCGGAGGCCGTGGTCGAGCGCGCCTCGCTGGTCGCCGCGGCCCGGCGGGCACTCGCCGCGATGCCGCCCCTGCAGCGGCGGTGCTGGGAGCTGCGGCACGTCGACGGGCTCTGCTACCGGGACGTCGCCGAGGTCGTCGGGCTCCCCGCGTCCACCGTGCGCGGGCTGATCGCGCGGGCGCGGCTCGACGCGGAGCGCAGCAGCTGGCGCTGA